Proteins found in one Mucilaginibacter gracilis genomic segment:
- the traK gene encoding conjugative transposon protein TraK: protein MFKQLKNIDTAFQHIKRFSLVLIAANVLICGLWSFVTYKAVTEAQQRVHILYNGKVFEAFASTRKANLPVELRDHIKDFHHYFFDQSPDDKEIKKKISKALYLADNSAKKQYDNLVESGYYNNLISANISQEVEIDSIKLDINTAPYRFTCYATEKLVRASNTVIRKLVTQGVIRDLGDKTDDNPHGFLIQQWQILENSDATNAQQP from the coding sequence ATGTTTAAACAACTCAAAAATATCGACACGGCTTTTCAGCACATCAAGCGGTTTAGCCTGGTGCTGATCGCGGCTAATGTGCTGATCTGTGGCCTATGGTCGTTTGTGACCTACAAGGCCGTTACTGAAGCGCAGCAGCGGGTGCATATCCTGTACAATGGCAAGGTGTTCGAGGCATTTGCCTCGACACGTAAGGCCAATCTTCCGGTTGAACTGCGTGACCACATTAAGGACTTTCATCATTATTTCTTTGACCAGAGCCCAGATGATAAGGAGATCAAAAAGAAGATCAGCAAAGCACTCTACTTGGCTGACAATTCCGCTAAAAAGCAATATGATAACCTCGTGGAGTCTGGCTATTACAATAACCTGATCTCTGCCAATATCTCCCAGGAAGTGGAAATTGACAGCATCAAACTGGATATCAATACCGCGCCGTACCGGTTCACCTGTTACGCCACCGAGAAACTGGTCAGGGCAAGCAATACGGTTATCCGCAAACTGGTTACCCAGGGCGTGATACGTGACCTGGGCGATAAAACGGACGATAACCCGCATGGCTTTCTGATCCAGCAATGGCAAATACTGGAAAACAGCGATGCGACTAATGCGCAACAGCCATGA
- a CDS encoding Rossmann-fold NAD(P)-binding domain-containing protein produces the protein MTKKKMDKRKMLLILPFIILPFLALAFYALGGGQQVVAVQGTAGKFLTLRYSGLWALLTGKTGLLMGNYGGDDRIVFVSPKDIADAVAEELLLQPKEKTIRYVGSEEMTCNEAARIIGSAVGKPWLKWALLSDKEMLQGLKMAKVPEKLAETLVEMQAAMHSGKTLENFHQNNPKMGKVKLADFAQEFAAVYHQK, from the coding sequence ATGACAAAGAAAAAAATGGATAAGCGCAAGATGCTGCTTATACTACCGTTCATCATCCTGCCTTTCCTGGCACTGGCGTTTTACGCCCTGGGGGGAGGCCAGCAGGTTGTCGCTGTGCAAGGCACAGCTGGTAAATTCCTGACTCTACGCTACTCCGGCCTTTGGGCCTTGCTTACCGGCAAAACCGGTTTGCTAATGGGGAATTATGGTGGAGATGACCGGATCGTTTTTGTGTCGCCAAAGGATATCGCCGATGCGGTTGCTGAGGAGCTGCTATTACAACCGAAAGAAAAAACCATCCGTTACGTGGGCAGCGAAGAAATGACCTGTAACGAAGCTGCCAGGATAATTGGCAGCGCGGTGGGCAAGCCATGGTTAAAATGGGCGTTGCTTTCGGACAAGGAAATGCTGCAGGGATTAAAAATGGCCAAAGTACCTGAAAAGCTGGCGGAAACATTGGTGGAAATGCAGGCGGCGATGCACAGCGGCAAGACGCTGGAAAACTTTCATCAAAATAATCCCAAAATGGGCAAGGTTAAACTTGCTGATTTCGCTCAGGAGTTCGCCGCAGTCTATCACCAAAAATAA
- a CDS encoding helix-turn-helix domain-containing protein: MNNHQLFRFQTITEYHRAAGLPNPAHPLISVVHMDDFNRPLAQNSFSLTYDFYSISLKRMKNAKFKYGQQASDFDEGVLFFMSPGQVFGMDIEKGSVLHRPEGWIILIHPDFLWNTPLAKTIKQYEFFSYSVYEALYLSDKEETMLTTITQNIEQEYHANIDRFSQSVIIAQLELLLTYSERFYQRQFITRKIASHEILIKLEDMLTNYFNSGSLAQKGLPSVTYIAENLNISPGYLSGLLKSLTGQNTQQHLHNKLIELAKEKLSTTNLTVSEIAYELGFEHLQSFSKLFKTKTNLSPMEFRHSFN; encoded by the coding sequence ATGAACAACCACCAGCTATTCCGTTTCCAGACGATCACCGAATATCACCGGGCGGCGGGCCTACCTAATCCTGCACACCCATTGATCAGTGTGGTGCATATGGATGACTTTAACAGGCCCTTGGCACAAAATTCATTCAGTTTAACCTATGATTTTTATTCGATCTCACTGAAAAGGATGAAGAACGCCAAATTCAAATATGGCCAGCAGGCCAGCGATTTTGATGAAGGTGTGTTGTTCTTTATGTCGCCCGGTCAGGTTTTTGGTATGGACATTGAAAAAGGCAGCGTACTGCACCGGCCCGAAGGGTGGATCATCCTGATCCACCCTGATTTTTTGTGGAATACGCCGCTGGCTAAAACTATTAAACAGTACGAGTTCTTCAGCTACTCAGTTTATGAAGCGCTGTACCTATCTGACAAGGAAGAAACGATGCTCACGACCATCACGCAAAATATCGAGCAGGAATACCATGCCAATATCGACCGGTTTAGTCAAAGCGTGATCATTGCCCAGCTGGAACTCTTGCTAACCTATTCCGAAAGATTCTATCAGCGTCAGTTTATCACCCGCAAGATCGCCAGTCACGAAATCCTGATCAAACTGGAAGATATGCTTACTAATTACTTTAATAGCGGCTCGCTTGCGCAAAAAGGGTTGCCCAGCGTTACTTACATCGCCGAGAATTTAAATATCTCGCCCGGCTACCTCAGTGGTCTGCTAAAATCCCTGACCGGGCAGAATACGCAACAACATCTGCACAATAAGCTGATCGAACTGGCCAAGGAAAAGCTTTCAACAACAAATCTCACCGTCAGTGAGATCGCTTACGAACTCGGATTTGAGCACCTGCAGTCGTTCAGCAAGCTTTTCAAGACCAAGACCAATCTCTCGCCGATGGAGTTCAGGCATTCCTTCAATTAG
- a CDS encoding SDR family NAD(P)-dependent oxidoreductase, which yields MKNQHKRIALVTGANQGVGLQVAKELVKAGVTVLLGSRNFEKGETAAKEIGNGAIAIQIDVTDQASINAAAERIEKEFGRLDLLVNNAAISNTNKGNLSLAEYAQISKASTASLDEVRSVWETNVFGVLAVYQAMLPLLKKSEGARIVNVSSGVGSLASNADPAFPYRAFYGPVYAASKTGLNAMSLAMMIELEGTGIKLNLVSPAFTSTALNGFEGTESVEDGSREVVRVCLYGPNDPSGTFTSWENTEIPW from the coding sequence ATGAAAAATCAACACAAACGGATCGCCCTCGTCACCGGGGCTAACCAGGGCGTCGGCCTGCAGGTCGCCAAAGAATTAGTTAAGGCTGGCGTCACGGTTTTACTGGGTTCACGCAATTTTGAAAAAGGCGAAACAGCCGCCAAAGAAATCGGGAATGGCGCGATCGCCATCCAGATCGACGTAACAGATCAGGCTTCAATAAATGCTGCAGCAGAACGCATAGAAAAGGAATTCGGCAGGCTTGACTTGCTGGTTAACAATGCCGCGATATCTAACACTAATAAAGGCAATTTAAGCCTGGCGGAATATGCACAGATCAGCAAAGCAAGTACCGCCTCCCTAGATGAAGTGCGCTCCGTATGGGAAACCAATGTGTTCGGTGTGTTAGCCGTTTACCAGGCCATGCTGCCGCTGCTGAAAAAGTCTGAAGGCGCTCGAATCGTCAACGTATCCAGCGGTGTGGGTTCACTGGCTTCAAATGCCGACCCTGCATTCCCTTACCGGGCTTTCTATGGCCCCGTATATGCCGCCTCCAAAACCGGGCTTAACGCCATGTCACTGGCGATGATGATCGAGTTGGAAGGCACCGGTATAAAGCTTAACTTAGTATCGCCTGCTTTCACCAGCACCGCCCTGAATGGCTTCGAAGGCACCGAATCTGTTGAAGATGGTTCACGCGAAGTGGTAAGGGTCTGCCTTTATGGACCTAACGATCCGAGTGGTACCTTTACCAGCTGGGAAAACACGGAAATACCCTGGTAA
- a CDS encoding helix-turn-helix domain-containing protein produces the protein MKKETDTTYKFESLSEFHRVLGLPKPVHPLISLVYNTDGKIRIPDSTCKQFMLAFYKISYKPNLKGKFRYGQHYYDFDEGGLFFLAPNQLTGTSDQNLDFSGFTLFVHPDLLQNYPLAKKIHQYNFFSYSATEVLHLSDQEKATVLSMAQLIDEELNSRIDRLSQDVLISQLELFLNYADRFYQRQFLTRKAVNHDLLQKLEEILNAYFEHKAADKGIPTVQYLACELNLSPHYLSDMLRSLTGLNAQQHIHLKLIDKAKEKLSTTNLSISEVAYQLGFEHPQSFSTLFKSKTSLSPLEFRKSFN, from the coding sequence ATGAAAAAGGAAACGGACACTACTTATAAATTTGAATCGCTGTCGGAATTTCACCGGGTGCTGGGCCTTCCAAAGCCCGTGCACCCGCTGATCAGCTTAGTCTATAACACCGATGGCAAAATTCGGATCCCGGACAGCACCTGTAAACAGTTCATGCTGGCCTTTTATAAGATCTCCTATAAACCCAACCTGAAAGGTAAATTCAGGTACGGGCAGCATTATTATGATTTTGACGAGGGTGGTCTGTTCTTCCTGGCACCGAACCAGCTAACCGGAACGAGCGATCAGAACCTGGACTTTAGCGGCTTTACGCTATTCGTTCATCCCGACCTTTTGCAGAACTATCCCTTAGCCAAAAAGATTCATCAGTATAATTTCTTTTCCTATTCGGCAACGGAAGTATTGCATCTATCCGACCAGGAAAAGGCGACCGTTTTATCCATGGCCCAACTGATCGATGAGGAACTCAATAGCCGGATCGACAGGCTCAGCCAGGACGTTCTTATTTCCCAGCTCGAGCTATTTTTAAACTACGCCGACCGTTTCTACCAGCGCCAATTTCTTACCCGCAAAGCGGTCAATCATGACCTTTTACAGAAACTGGAAGAAATATTGAACGCCTATTTCGAGCACAAAGCAGCGGATAAGGGAATTCCAACGGTACAATACCTGGCCTGCGAGCTCAATCTTTCGCCGCATTATTTAAGCGATATGCTCCGTTCCCTGACCGGGTTAAATGCTCAACAGCACATCCATCTGAAGCTCATTGACAAAGCGAAAGAAAAGTTATCCACCACCAACTTATCAATTAGCGAAGTAGCCTATCAATTGGGCTTTGAACATCCCCAATCCTTTAGTACTTTATTTAAATCAAAGACCAGCCTTTCGCCACTGGAATTTAGGAAGTCTTTCAATTAA
- a CDS encoding NIPSNAP family protein, with the protein MEQLRIYTLADKETAAHYFKDHWSKHRINLPRFGFEVKGVWIGNTPGGANQVVALVSFPDNADVDGMTERYMKSAEFADDTAGFDRSKIIHVETLILRSAN; encoded by the coding sequence ATGGAACAGTTAAGAATTTATACCCTTGCTGACAAGGAAACTGCAGCACATTATTTTAAAGACCATTGGTCTAAGCACCGGATCAACCTTCCCAGGTTCGGATTTGAAGTCAAAGGTGTTTGGATCGGCAATACGCCCGGGGGAGCAAACCAGGTCGTAGCCCTTGTATCTTTTCCGGACAATGCTGACGTAGACGGGATGACCGAACGCTATATGAAAAGCGCTGAATTTGCAGACGATACAGCAGGCTTTGATAGAAGCAAAATCATTCATGTAGAAACTTTAATATTAAGGTCTGCAAACTAA
- a CDS encoding DUF4267 domain-containing protein, whose translation MTTKISYAIAFVLGMGMVFLGARFFFSPEVATAAFGIRFNANGDYSFHHIKGIRDIFSGILLCALVLMKERRALGVMLFVATIIPVSDMITVLSKSYTSVQQAAPHIVATLICSVVGILLLSAKPSIKEPSK comes from the coding sequence ATGACAACGAAAATCTCTTATGCAATCGCATTTGTACTAGGCATGGGAATGGTGTTCCTGGGAGCCCGCTTTTTTTTCTCTCCTGAAGTCGCAACAGCCGCATTCGGCATCCGCTTTAATGCCAATGGAGATTACTCCTTTCATCACATCAAAGGTATCCGGGATATATTTTCCGGGATATTGTTATGCGCTTTGGTGTTGATGAAAGAACGCCGGGCTCTGGGCGTGATGTTATTTGTGGCAACGATCATCCCGGTTTCCGATATGATTACTGTATTAAGCAAAAGTTATACCAGTGTGCAACAAGCGGCGCCACATATCGTAGCGACCCTGATTTGCTCAGTGGTTGGCATCCTTTTATTGTCCGCTAAACCTTCAATCAAAGAACCATCAAAATAA
- a CDS encoding NAD(P)-dependent oxidoreductase: MLIQNYLCGSGRSCTWVNKLILCGNSFTDSANHIEPGERTGEYRRGTTNMVFDVHGGSKISYEDYAAALADEIKNKRFLNQQF; this comes from the coding sequence ATGTTGATACAAAATTATCTCTGCGGCAGCGGGCGTTCATGCACCTGGGTTAACAAATTAATTTTGTGTGGGAATTCTTTTACGGACTCGGCCAATCATATAGAACCAGGTGAGCGCACGGGTGAATACAGGCGCGGAACCACTAATATGGTTTTTGACGTGCATGGTGGCAGCAAAATTTCTTATGAAGATTATGCTGCTGCTCTGGCTGACGAAATCAAAAACAAGCGATTTTTAAACCAACAGTTTTAG
- a CDS encoding sigma-70 family RNA polymerase sigma factor: MQTDVLQSCSDEVLLEMIRLEGNHSAFTTLYDRYWNKLLAIAYNLLRDKSSAKEIVQEVFISLWNRRTDIEVRNAGSYLATAVKFSVFKQIERQRRYRHIELAEIGDLQLATVDDKIEDLFIKEYLAGLLEALPEKCAVVVNYSRIRDWSNAQIAEELNIAEKTVEGHLTKGLKLIRANLKTSGMLSLLTTSATWHLFR; this comes from the coding sequence ATGCAAACGGATGTGTTACAAAGTTGTAGTGATGAAGTTCTGCTGGAAATGATCCGGCTAGAAGGTAACCATTCGGCTTTTACCACGCTTTATGATCGCTACTGGAATAAGTTACTCGCTATTGCCTATAATCTCTTACGCGATAAGTCTTCTGCCAAGGAAATTGTTCAGGAAGTATTCATTAGTTTATGGAACCGCCGTACAGATATTGAAGTACGGAATGCGGGCAGTTACCTTGCAACCGCAGTAAAATTTTCAGTTTTTAAGCAAATTGAAAGGCAACGAAGATACCGACATATCGAATTAGCTGAAATTGGTGATTTACAATTAGCTACCGTAGATGATAAAATTGAAGATTTATTCATTAAAGAATACTTGGCCGGATTGTTAGAAGCACTGCCTGAAAAGTGCGCCGTGGTGGTTAATTACAGCCGTATACGTGACTGGAGTAATGCTCAGATCGCAGAAGAGCTTAACATAGCCGAAAAAACAGTGGAAGGCCACCTTACAAAGGGATTAAAACTGATCCGCGCAAATCTCAAAACTTCCGGAATGCTATCTTTATTAACCACATCAGCAACATGGCATTTATTCAGATAA
- a CDS encoding glycoside hydrolase family 43 protein, whose protein sequence is MLLLFILCLNFNAALKAQEVTGGERPAYVKSNTSGLISPGTHVFKYKNPIIQDTTISMRDHAIIRVGKKWYCTGTSLPVWTGPNPGVRLLVSDDMIHWKQDSWLIDASKLPPDCPYNGRFWAPEIHYIKGKFWLIVNSGKVTPQDPKGMANHSIWLFSAQKVTGPYKLVNGPLTPQYNNDATLFEDTDGQVYLYCSGNGLFQAKLDLEKGKIIGELQKFRTARESINPRWMWGGIEGPFVLKREGVYYMFFSTWTRGYEVGLLKSRSPLGPWVLASPEPIFGTRKKAYRGEIAKVAGDFEDTPDPYCETGHNAIFEGPDGKLWSSCHYVFYKGQKFPSVNEMAEPKPQMGIEPLYFRNGIFTIGKPTWTEQTVRYTIK, encoded by the coding sequence GTGCTCTTGCTTTTCATTCTATGCTTGAACTTTAATGCCGCTCTCAAAGCGCAGGAAGTAACCGGGGGAGAGCGACCTGCCTATGTAAAAAGTAACACTTCCGGGTTAATATCTCCCGGAACTCACGTATTTAAATATAAAAATCCGATCATCCAGGATACAACGATTTCAATGCGCGATCATGCAATCATCCGGGTTGGAAAAAAGTGGTACTGTACCGGCACTTCTTTGCCGGTATGGACGGGGCCTAATCCTGGTGTGCGCCTGTTAGTTTCTGACGATATGATCCATTGGAAGCAGGACTCCTGGCTGATCGATGCATCAAAGCTTCCGCCCGACTGCCCATACAACGGACGTTTTTGGGCACCCGAGATCCACTATATTAAAGGAAAGTTCTGGCTTATCGTTAATAGTGGCAAAGTAACGCCGCAAGATCCGAAAGGGATGGCCAATCACAGTATCTGGCTATTCAGTGCGCAAAAGGTCACAGGCCCCTATAAACTGGTGAATGGCCCGTTAACGCCGCAATATAACAATGATGCCACCTTATTTGAAGATACGGATGGGCAGGTGTATCTGTATTGCAGCGGCAACGGGCTTTTCCAGGCCAAGCTCGACCTGGAGAAAGGGAAGATCATCGGGGAGCTGCAAAAATTCCGTACCGCCCGCGAAAGCATTAATCCTCGCTGGATGTGGGGCGGTATCGAAGGGCCGTTCGTACTGAAGCGTGAAGGTGTCTATTATATGTTCTTTTCTACCTGGACAAGGGGCTACGAAGTAGGCTTGCTAAAATCCAGATCTCCATTAGGACCCTGGGTGCTGGCATCGCCCGAACCGATATTTGGAACACGAAAAAAAGCTTACAGAGGAGAAATTGCTAAAGTTGCCGGAGATTTTGAAGATACGCCGGACCCTTATTGCGAAACAGGCCATAATGCCATATTTGAGGGGCCGGATGGTAAACTGTGGAGTTCCTGTCACTATGTTTTTTATAAAGGGCAAAAATTTCCGTCGGTGAACGAAATGGCAGAGCCTAAACCGCAGATGGGTATAGAGCCCTTATACTTTAGGAATGGCATATTCACGATCGGAAAGCCGACCTGGACAGAACAGACTGTCAGGTATACCATCAAGTGA